One genomic window of Thalassolituus hydrocarboniclasticus includes the following:
- the rsxC gene encoding electron transport complex subunit RsxC, with protein MTNLIRLHNFDGGIHPAENKAQSTATPIQQASLPAELVLPLHQHIGAAAKPLVKAGDQVLKGQLIAAADGFVSVPLHAPTSGTVAAVEPRAVPHASGLQEDCIVIIPDGAERWTEHQSLYQQLGLEHLSDISPRQLTEHIRQCGIAGMGGAGFPTAVKLSTGQREILTLILNGAECEPYITADDMLMRERAAEVIQGAQILLHILGAKGCMIGVEDNKPQAIAALNSALVELGEEHHIDVVTIPTKYPSGGEKQLIKILTGEEVPAGGIPADLGLVCQNVGTAAAIYRAVAFGEPLISRITTLTGDAMQQPGNWEVLIGTPVSHLLQLAGYQPQKRERVIMGGPMMGFALPGLDLPITKTSNCLLAPTEKELPPNDIAMACIRCGMCADACPADLLPQQLYWFSKSQEFDKAEQHNIFDCIECGACSYVCPSHIPLVQYYRYAKGAIREERAAQAKAERARQRFEERLARQEREVAEKEAKRKARAEAAAKAQAAKPAVPADSEAATNTADGNAELEKLQKQFDAAQSALAKTKEKLEAARADESMADKVPLFESALNKTQDKIKDLAKQLAAAKKAAKAAPAAAATDTDKGDPNSPERLKRKWETAQARLDTALKRLAEAKEQGLDTVDALQTGVDKQQERVNEAKAAYDASVADGAAAGATVGGSAAPQATGAQTADNNAADQAANIEALNKKILAQQDRVAKMQERLDMAKAEGLDTVDALTLGVQKQQDKLLQLQQELAALAPAGTTSNEAS; from the coding sequence ATGACCAACCTGATTCGCCTGCACAATTTTGATGGCGGTATTCATCCGGCAGAAAACAAAGCCCAGTCCACCGCTACGCCGATACAGCAGGCCAGCCTGCCAGCCGAGCTGGTACTGCCGCTGCACCAGCATATTGGTGCCGCCGCCAAGCCACTTGTGAAAGCCGGTGACCAGGTATTAAAAGGCCAGCTGATTGCCGCCGCCGATGGTTTTGTCTCGGTGCCATTACACGCGCCAACCTCAGGCACCGTCGCAGCCGTTGAGCCACGCGCCGTGCCGCACGCTTCCGGTCTGCAGGAAGACTGCATCGTGATTATTCCCGATGGTGCCGAGCGCTGGACTGAACACCAGAGCCTGTATCAGCAACTGGGCCTTGAGCATCTGAGCGATATCAGCCCGCGCCAGCTGACCGAGCATATCCGCCAGTGCGGTATTGCCGGTATGGGTGGCGCCGGTTTCCCCACCGCGGTTAAGCTGAGCACCGGCCAGCGCGAGATTCTCACCCTGATTCTGAACGGCGCCGAGTGTGAACCTTACATCACCGCCGATGACATGCTGATGCGCGAACGCGCGGCTGAAGTCATTCAGGGCGCACAGATTCTGCTGCATATTCTTGGCGCCAAAGGCTGCATGATCGGCGTTGAAGACAACAAACCGCAAGCCATTGCCGCCCTGAACAGCGCGCTGGTTGAGCTGGGTGAAGAACACCATATCGACGTGGTGACCATTCCCACCAAATACCCGTCCGGTGGTGAAAAACAGCTGATCAAAATTTTAACCGGCGAAGAAGTTCCGGCCGGTGGCATTCCTGCCGACCTCGGTCTGGTGTGTCAGAACGTCGGCACCGCGGCCGCCATTTACCGCGCTGTTGCCTTTGGCGAACCGCTGATTTCGCGCATCACCACCTTAACCGGTGATGCGATGCAGCAGCCCGGTAACTGGGAAGTCTTAATCGGCACCCCGGTCAGCCACTTGCTGCAACTGGCCGGCTACCAGCCACAAAAGCGCGAACGCGTGATTATGGGTGGACCGATGATGGGCTTTGCCCTGCCCGGTCTGGATCTGCCGATCACCAAAACCAGCAACTGTCTGCTGGCACCGACCGAAAAAGAATTACCGCCCAACGATATCGCCATGGCCTGTATCCGCTGTGGCATGTGCGCCGATGCCTGTCCGGCCGACCTGCTGCCTCAACAGCTGTACTGGTTCAGCAAGAGTCAGGAGTTCGACAAAGCCGAACAGCACAATATTTTTGACTGCATCGAATGCGGTGCCTGCTCTTACGTGTGCCCGAGCCATATTCCGCTGGTGCAGTATTACCGTTACGCCAAAGGCGCCATTCGCGAAGAGCGTGCCGCCCAGGCCAAGGCCGAACGCGCGCGCCAGCGCTTTGAAGAGCGTCTGGCCCGTCAGGAACGCGAAGTCGCCGAGAAAGAAGCCAAGCGTAAAGCCCGTGCCGAAGCAGCGGCTAAAGCTCAGGCCGCCAAGCCTGCCGTCCCCGCAGACAGCGAAGCCGCTACAAATACAGCTGACGGCAACGCCGAACTGGAAAAACTGCAGAAGCAGTTCGATGCCGCGCAAAGCGCACTGGCGAAAACCAAAGAAAAACTCGAAGCCGCCCGTGCCGATGAAAGCATGGCCGACAAGGTGCCGTTATTTGAAAGCGCGCTGAACAAAACCCAGGACAAAATCAAAGATCTGGCCAAACAGCTTGCAGCTGCGAAAAAAGCCGCCAAAGCCGCACCGGCAGCTGCTGCGACCGACACCGATAAAGGCGATCCGAATTCACCGGAGCGCTTAAAGCGTAAATGGGAAACCGCTCAGGCACGACTGGATACCGCACTCAAGCGTCTGGCCGAAGCCAAAGAACAGGGGCTGGATACCGTTGATGCGCTGCAGACCGGTGTCGACAAACAGCAGGAACGGGTGAATGAAGCCAAAGCGGCTTACGATGCCTCTGTCGCTGATGGCGCTGCGGCCGGTGCGACTGTCGGTGGCAGTGCTGCGCCTCAGGCAACAGGCGCTCAGACTGCTGATAATAACGCCGCCGATCAGGCCGCCAATATCGAAGCGCTGAACAAGAAGATCCTTGCCCAGCAAGACCGGGTGGCAAAAATGCAGGAGCGTCTGGATATGGCTAAAGCCGAAGGGCTGGACACCGTGGATGCCCTGACACTCGGCGTACAGAAACAGCAGGATAAACTATTGCAACTGCAACAGGAGCTGGCCGCCCTTGCGCCGGCCGGCACAACATCGAACGAGGCGTCCTGA
- the rsxB gene encoding electron transport complex subunit RsxB, whose translation MSAALWTIVIAVGLLAVLAVIFGAVLGFAAIRFKVEGNPIVDQINNLLPQTQCGQCGYPGCKPYAEAIAGGEKINKCPPGGEGTIQSLADLLGVEPEPLDAEHGAEKAVPTVAFIREDECIGCTKCIQACPVDAILGAAKQMHTVIADECTGCDLCVEPCPVDCIDMIPVSVDKSNWYWQAPTSGVELIATDRHHHLAGDAA comes from the coding sequence ATGTCAGCTGCACTCTGGACCATTGTTATTGCGGTCGGCCTGCTGGCCGTTCTGGCGGTTATTTTTGGTGCCGTTCTGGGTTTTGCCGCCATCCGCTTTAAAGTAGAAGGCAACCCGATTGTCGATCAGATCAACAACCTGCTGCCGCAGACCCAGTGTGGTCAGTGTGGCTATCCGGGTTGTAAGCCCTACGCCGAAGCCATTGCCGGCGGTGAAAAAATCAATAAATGCCCGCCCGGCGGCGAAGGCACGATTCAGTCGTTGGCTGATCTGCTCGGCGTAGAACCTGAGCCGCTGGACGCCGAACACGGCGCCGAAAAAGCCGTGCCCACCGTTGCCTTTATCCGTGAAGACGAGTGCATTGGCTGCACCAAGTGCATTCAGGCCTGTCCGGTCGATGCCATTCTCGGTGCCGCCAAGCAGATGCATACCGTCATCGCCGATGAATGCACCGGCTGTGACCTGTGTGTGGAGCCCTGCCCGGTTGACTGTATCGATATGATTCCGGTCAGCGTCGATAAATCCAACTGGTACTGGCAGGCCCCGACCTCAGGCGTTGAACTGATTGCCACCGACCGTCATCACCACCTGGCCGGAGACGCCGCATGA
- the rsxA gene encoding electron transport complex subunit RsxA, translated as MTDYLLILVSTILVNNFVLVQFLGLCPFMGVSNKLETAIGMGAATTFVLTLASVCSYLVYTYLLIPLDLAYLKTISFIMVIAVVVGFTEMAIRKTSPLLYRVLGIFLPLITTNCAVLGVALLNIKRDNSLVESILYGFGAAVGFSLVMVLFAALRERVAVADVPKPFQGSAIAMLTAGLMSLAFLGFTGLVSI; from the coding sequence ATGACTGACTATCTGCTGATTCTGGTAAGCACCATTCTGGTCAACAATTTCGTGCTGGTGCAGTTCCTCGGTCTCTGCCCTTTTATGGGTGTATCCAACAAGCTGGAAACCGCCATCGGCATGGGCGCGGCAACCACCTTCGTGCTGACGCTGGCATCGGTGTGCAGCTATCTGGTGTACACCTACCTGCTGATTCCGCTGGATCTGGCCTACCTGAAAACCATCAGTTTTATCATGGTGATTGCCGTGGTGGTGGGCTTTACCGAGATGGCCATCCGCAAAACCAGCCCGCTGCTGTACCGCGTGCTGGGTATCTTTTTACCGCTGATTACCACCAACTGCGCGGTACTGGGTGTGGCCCTGCTGAATATCAAACGCGACAACAGCCTGGTCGAATCCATTCTTTATGGCTTTGGTGCCGCCGTGGGTTTCTCGCTGGTGATGGTACTGTTCGCCGCCCTGCGTGAACGTGTGGCCGTCGCCGACGTACCCAAGCCTTTTCAGGGCTCGGCCATCGCTATGCTCACTGCCGGATTAATGTCGCTGGCGTTCTTAGGCTTTACCGGTCTGGTCAGTATTTAG